A stretch of the Sorangium aterium genome encodes the following:
- a CDS encoding DUF6544 family protein — translation MRLGLAILIALHGAIHLIGYREWSKLAAAGQPSDRTLVPLSPTGSRVFALLWLAALLVLLAAAALCALRRDAWGALALSGVLLSQGLIVLAWPQAKFGTLVNVLILLAIVSAAKHARFHHEVDSEIRALLARPAEPHASSVEPSELERLPAPVRTWLEASGVVGRERAQTVRLRQRGELRTSPDAAWMPAEAEQYFSVDEPAFVWKVTTKMMGILPIEGRDKYAAGKGQMLIKAASLVSLVDAADEKIDQGAMLRFLGEIVWFPSAALRPYIAWESIDATSAKATMRHAGKVASAVFMFDPQGRVVGLQAERYLGGGADAKLTPWSVSCSDWRTFRGIQIPSQGEVLWKIESGSFSYYRWEILDVEHNPPAFSGLGG, via the coding sequence ATGCGGCTCGGATTGGCGATCCTGATCGCGCTCCACGGCGCGATTCACCTCATCGGATACCGCGAGTGGTCGAAGCTCGCAGCCGCGGGTCAGCCGAGCGATCGCACGCTCGTGCCCCTCTCGCCCACGGGCAGTCGGGTCTTCGCCCTGCTCTGGCTCGCGGCGCTGCTCGTGCTGCTCGCCGCGGCAGCGCTCTGCGCCCTGCGGCGCGACGCGTGGGGGGCGCTGGCGCTCTCCGGCGTGCTCCTCTCCCAGGGCCTCATCGTCCTCGCGTGGCCCCAGGCGAAGTTCGGGACGCTCGTCAACGTGCTCATCCTCCTGGCGATCGTGTCCGCTGCCAAACACGCACGCTTCCACCACGAGGTCGATTCGGAGATCCGAGCGCTGCTTGCGCGCCCCGCCGAGCCGCACGCCTCCAGCGTCGAGCCCTCCGAGCTCGAGCGCCTGCCTGCGCCGGTGCGCACCTGGCTGGAGGCCTCGGGCGTCGTCGGCCGGGAGAGGGCTCAGACGGTCCGGCTGAGACAGCGCGGCGAGCTCCGGACCAGCCCAGACGCCGCCTGGATGCCCGCGGAGGCCGAGCAGTACTTCTCGGTCGACGAGCCCGCGTTCGTCTGGAAGGTCACGACGAAGATGATGGGCATCCTCCCGATCGAGGGCCGCGACAAGTACGCCGCTGGCAAGGGCCAGATGCTCATCAAGGCGGCGTCGCTCGTCAGCCTCGTCGACGCGGCCGACGAGAAGATCGACCAGGGCGCCATGCTGCGATTTCTGGGCGAGATCGTCTGGTTCCCGTCAGCGGCGCTCCGCCCCTACATCGCGTGGGAGTCTATCGACGCGACGAGCGCGAAGGCGACGATGCGGCACGCAGGGAAGGTCGCGTCGGCGGTGTTCATGTTCGATCCGCAGGGGCGCGTGGTCGGGCTCCAGGCAGAGCGTTATCTCGGCGGCGGCGCGGACGCGAAGCTCACCCCCTGGTCCGTGTCGTGCTCGGACTGGCGCACGTTCCGGGGTATCCAGATTCCGAGCCAAGGGGAGGTCCTGTGGAAGATCGAGAGCGGGAGTTTCAGCTACTACCGCTGGGAGATCCTCGACGTGGAGCACAACCCACCCGCGTTCAGCGGGCTCGGCGGGTGA
- a CDS encoding sigma-70 family RNA polymerase sigma factor: MLALLRGAPRRPRALERRAPGSAQRGMSILKCPTRPLGNYAGMRKSSRTPDTAADQPPLTIEAIMAEHLDHVRRYVERQGFRGADRDDLVQEIFLGASRSLPRYDPRLASVRTWLLRIAFNHISNERKRAHRRHEEPWPEEALDGLSSPAPDSETRLIEAQQRELLADLLLEVPPVRREILVAHDLEEEAVQEIAEERAMPRNTAWNHLRLARQSLVAAARRWRARSRGALIAPLAIAFGALEARAASRPLHAGRLRRLLDRACRAFRRAPARGEAGPAASSWRRPLLARRAGRRSVASTATGGVAAVAGALVLLVPGPRGEGPLPQAHAVALRSPAAAAERRGALPSDPELRPEEPPAGAVSGALEALRPDATPPRAPHSLPRRDAAVSMPEDRLMRQAFAALTSGEYGAVRLLLEQHRRDFPKGSYAGDREVLLQRLRAAARRD, encoded by the coding sequence ATGCTCGCCCTGCTGCGCGGCGCGCCGAGGCGGCCGCGCGCGCTCGAACGCCGCGCGCCTGGCTCGGCTCAGCGGGGCATGTCGATTCTCAAATGTCCAACGCGGCCATTAGGTAACTATGCTGGCATGAGGAAATCGTCTCGCACGCCGGACACCGCCGCCGATCAACCGCCGCTCACCATCGAGGCGATCATGGCCGAGCACCTGGATCACGTCCGCCGCTACGTGGAGCGGCAGGGCTTCCGCGGCGCGGATCGGGACGACCTGGTCCAGGAGATCTTCCTCGGCGCCTCACGGTCGCTGCCCCGGTACGATCCCCGCCTTGCGAGCGTGCGCACCTGGCTCCTGCGGATCGCGTTCAACCACATCTCCAACGAGCGCAAGCGCGCCCATCGCCGGCACGAGGAGCCCTGGCCGGAGGAGGCGCTGGACGGGCTCTCCAGCCCAGCGCCTGACTCCGAGACACGGCTCATCGAGGCGCAGCAGCGCGAGCTCCTCGCGGATCTGCTCCTGGAGGTGCCCCCGGTGCGCCGGGAGATCCTCGTCGCGCATGACCTGGAGGAGGAGGCGGTCCAGGAAATCGCCGAGGAGCGCGCGATGCCGCGCAACACCGCATGGAATCACCTGCGGCTCGCGCGGCAGAGCCTCGTCGCCGCCGCGCGCCGCTGGCGGGCCCGGAGCCGCGGCGCCCTGATCGCGCCGCTCGCCATCGCCTTTGGCGCGCTCGAGGCGCGCGCCGCCTCGCGGCCTCTCCACGCAGGCCGTTTGCGGCGGCTGCTCGATCGGGCCTGCCGGGCCTTCCGGCGCGCGCCGGCTCGCGGCGAGGCCGGCCCCGCGGCGAGCTCGTGGCGCAGGCCGCTCCTGGCCAGGAGGGCCGGCCGACGCAGCGTGGCCAGCACCGCAACCGGCGGCGTGGCCGCCGTGGCGGGCGCGCTCGTCCTGCTGGTCCCCGGCCCGCGCGGCGAGGGCCCGCTGCCGCAAGCTCACGCCGTCGCGCTGCGCTCCCCAGCGGCCGCAGCAGAGCGCCGCGGCGCCCTGCCCTCAGACCCGGAGCTGCGCCCCGAGGAGCCGCCCGCCGGCGCCGTGAGCGGCGCCCTCGAGGCGCTGCGCCCCGACGCGACGCCTCCGCGCGCTCCGCACAGCCTTCCTCGACGCGACGCCGCCGTCTCGATGCCGGAGGACCGGTTGATGCGGCAGGCCTTCGCGGCGCTCACCTCGGGTGAATACGGCGCTGTTCGGCTCCTGCTCGAGCAACACCGCCGCGACTTCCCGAAGGGCTCCTACGCCGGAGATCGCGAGGTGCTCCTGCAGCGGCTACGCGCGGCGGCGCGCCGCGACTGA
- a CDS encoding EGF domain-containing protein has protein sequence MGRSRSVTGPAPRDCDANAACTNTPGSFTCACNEGYVGDGVTCVLPGCGNGFVEAPDEVCDDGNQTAGDGCRADCKGPEVCGDGLTDYPTEQCDDGDDTDPADSCHNCQWLAITSVPAQKINGALSCPNSESSNTGRKISSDVFGNVYVVMLCGGEAFAVVSRDFGQTWSAPISTGLTGVFEAAIEGGAGNTAYVAATRGPGKLSFTRSTDGGASWEAVQELVEPIIDAEVSIDSLGQRVYISVVPAAGQLQILRNDQRGDSGAWASTTLAQSSAFHEVIVDKISGAVISSSDDPAFHIRTSTDGGVTFGPEANPPGQAFYSDWVSANGLLYTTGTFGGTDIDIIPLSAPGTSTQVKGLPANGPDPVRAIDADPVGNVYVVSQLNDESIQLDRMVYPSGVVSAADARLIAASGSAPGVAGLPNSQGAIVVLRGRSDIYAAVEVY, from the coding sequence ATGGGACGGTCCCGCTCTGTCACAGGACCGGCTCCGCGAGACTGCGACGCGAACGCCGCGTGCACCAACACGCCGGGCTCGTTCACCTGCGCCTGCAACGAGGGATATGTCGGCGACGGCGTGACGTGCGTCCTGCCCGGCTGCGGCAACGGCTTCGTCGAGGCGCCTGATGAGGTCTGCGACGATGGAAACCAGACCGCCGGCGACGGTTGTCGCGCAGACTGCAAGGGCCCGGAGGTCTGTGGGGACGGCTTGACCGACTACCCCACGGAGCAATGTGACGATGGTGACGACACCGATCCGGCCGACAGCTGTCACAACTGCCAGTGGCTTGCCATCACGAGCGTGCCCGCCCAGAAGATCAACGGCGCCCTCTCGTGCCCGAACAGTGAATCCTCGAACACAGGGCGCAAGATCTCCAGCGATGTGTTCGGCAACGTCTACGTCGTGATGCTCTGCGGGGGCGAGGCCTTTGCGGTCGTGAGCCGGGATTTCGGCCAGACCTGGAGCGCGCCGATCTCGACCGGCCTCACCGGCGTGTTCGAGGCGGCGATCGAAGGCGGCGCCGGCAATACCGCGTACGTCGCGGCGACCCGCGGCCCCGGCAAGCTCAGCTTCACGCGCTCGACGGACGGCGGCGCGAGCTGGGAGGCCGTACAGGAGCTCGTGGAGCCCATCATCGACGCGGAGGTGAGCATCGACTCGCTCGGACAGCGCGTCTACATCTCGGTCGTCCCGGCCGCCGGGCAGCTCCAGATCCTGCGCAACGACCAGCGCGGCGACTCCGGCGCGTGGGCCTCCACGACCCTCGCGCAGTCGAGCGCTTTCCACGAGGTGATCGTCGACAAGATCAGCGGCGCCGTGATCTCGTCGTCGGACGACCCTGCTTTCCACATCCGCACGAGCACGGACGGCGGCGTCACCTTCGGCCCCGAGGCCAACCCCCCAGGGCAAGCATTCTACTCGGACTGGGTGAGCGCGAACGGGCTCCTTTACACGACCGGCACCTTCGGCGGCACGGACATCGACATCATCCCCCTCTCCGCGCCCGGGACATCGACCCAGGTGAAAGGGCTTCCCGCCAACGGTCCTGACCCCGTCCGCGCGATCGACGCCGATCCGGTCGGCAATGTGTACGTCGTCAGCCAGCTGAACGACGAGAGCATCCAGCTCGACCGCATGGTGTACCCATCAGGCGTCGTCTCGGCCGCGGATGCCCGGCTGATCGCGGCGAGCGGCTCGGCGCCGGGCGTCGCGGGGCTGCCCAACAGCCAGGGGGCAATCGTCGTGTTACGCGGCCGGAGCGACATCTACGCCGCGGTCGAGGTCTACTGA